The proteins below are encoded in one region of Tomitella fengzijianii:
- a CDS encoding HAD family hydrolase codes for MPDHREQPDPQDSSVRRRLARLSARNPLGPSLGELLQNLAGEASADAAHAQLEAEATGERASGQAAEGAEGGPPQPPAPRDLTAAAFFDVDNTIVQGASIIHFARGLASRNYIELSDMAQFGWQQIKFRVSGKENSDDVASGKEKALTFIAGRETAEFTRLGEEIYDEILADKVWAGTLALARQHIDTGQQVWLVTATPQDLAQVIAKRLGLTGALGTVVESEDGRFTGRLVGDILHGPGKAHAVRALAVREGLDLKRCTAYSDSHNDVPMLTAVGTAVAVNPDADLRELARNRGWEIHDFRTGRKAAKIGVPTALALGAIGGAAATVLGRREQSA; via the coding sequence GTGCCAGACCACCGGGAGCAGCCGGACCCGCAGGATTCCTCCGTCCGGCGCCGCCTCGCCCGCCTCAGCGCCCGCAACCCGCTGGGGCCGAGCCTGGGCGAGCTGCTCCAGAACCTCGCGGGCGAGGCCAGCGCCGACGCCGCGCACGCGCAGCTGGAGGCCGAGGCCACCGGAGAACGTGCGTCCGGACAAGCGGCGGAGGGGGCCGAGGGCGGGCCGCCGCAACCGCCGGCGCCGCGGGACCTCACCGCCGCCGCCTTCTTCGACGTGGACAACACCATCGTCCAGGGCGCCTCGATCATCCACTTCGCTCGCGGGCTCGCGTCCCGCAACTACATCGAACTGTCCGACATGGCCCAGTTCGGCTGGCAGCAGATCAAGTTCCGGGTCAGCGGCAAAGAGAACAGCGACGACGTGGCCAGCGGCAAGGAGAAGGCCCTCACGTTCATCGCGGGGCGCGAGACCGCGGAGTTCACCCGGCTGGGCGAGGAGATCTACGACGAGATCCTCGCCGACAAGGTCTGGGCGGGCACGCTCGCCCTGGCCCGGCAGCACATCGACACGGGCCAGCAGGTGTGGCTGGTCACCGCGACGCCGCAGGACCTGGCGCAGGTGATCGCCAAACGCCTGGGGCTCACCGGCGCGCTCGGCACCGTGGTCGAAAGCGAGGACGGCAGGTTCACCGGCCGCTTGGTGGGCGACATCCTGCACGGCCCCGGCAAGGCGCACGCGGTGCGGGCCCTGGCCGTGCGCGAGGGGCTCGACCTCAAGCGCTGCACCGCGTACTCGGACAGCCACAACGACGTCCCCATGCTCACCGCGGTCGGCACGGCCGTCGCCGTCAACCCCGACGCCGACCTGCGCGAACTCGCCCGCAACCGCGGTTGGGAGATCCACGATTTCCGCACCGGCCGCAAGGCGGCGAAGATCGGCGTGCCCACGGCGCTCGCGCTCGGGGCCATCGGCGGCGCGGCCGCGACCGTGCTGGGGCGCCGCGAACAGTCGGCCTGA
- a CDS encoding glutaredoxin family protein encodes MDGGAAGGGREVTLLTREGCGGCDQAWARLDLVCKEFGITASAVDVDAAAAERPELRAEFGDRLPVVLLDGREHSYWEVDVERLRADLAG; translated from the coding sequence ATGGACGGCGGAGCGGCCGGCGGCGGCCGGGAGGTCACGCTCCTGACGCGTGAGGGCTGCGGCGGCTGCGACCAGGCGTGGGCACGACTTGACTTGGTGTGCAAAGAGTTCGGAATCACCGCGTCGGCGGTGGACGTGGATGCCGCGGCGGCGGAACGGCCGGAGCTGCGGGCGGAGTTCGGGGACCGGCTCCCGGTGGTGCTGCTGGACGGGCGCGAGCACAGCTATTGGGAGGTGGACGTGGAGCGCCTGCGGGCCGACCTGGCCGGCTGA